The Mytilus trossulus isolate FHL-02 chromosome 3, PNRI_Mtr1.1.1.hap1, whole genome shotgun sequence genome contains a region encoding:
- the LOC134711433 gene encoding beta-1,3-galactosyltransferase 1-like — MAKENLHLKFLLLTLVVALACLILTVVNDLQFPTDIQHGKQHIHSRIMLGKPEKEPREHHHPVYKRKILSKTTYPIVVSRPYKINNKNICSGVDKVSCIVMVHTAPQHFERRIRMRATWLNSTHYSPESVRVVFLLGLVADPVLQIKLEYESKIYKDIVQGYFIDSYRNLTNKGVMGYKWITEHCRNAEFVAKIDDDAFINFFKLFEEMSYLKEKKKYIKCNKISKGSMKIIRENDSKWFVQNDEFKDMKRYPHTYCSGFTVFLSTDLVPMLYHAAIGSPFFWVDDFYLFGLLPSKIQGVIHDGLRPNLTLRFPEGFNCYQEQGRKCQYVVMPAKDKEIYRMWTAVIRDRTQSIYGNYYMNLPTNA, encoded by the coding sequence ATGGCAAAAGAAAacctacatttaaaatttttgttattgACTTTAGTCGTTGCCCTTGCATGTTTAATTCTCACAGTTGTAAACGATTTGCAATTTCCTACTGACATACAACATGGAAAACAACATATACATAGCCGAATTATGTTAGGGAAACCCGAAAAGGAACCAAGAGAACATCATCATCcagtttataaaagaaaaatcctGTCAAAAACAACTTATCCTATTGTGGTATCCAGACCgtataaaattaacaataagaACATTTGTTCTGGTGTTGATAAAGTTTCGTGTATAGTCATGGTGCATACCGCGCCACAGCATTTCGAAAGGAGAATCCGAATGCGAGCAACTTGGCTAAACTCAACACACTACAGTCCCGAGAGTGTCCGGGTAGTTTTTCTGTTGGGATTAGTAGCTGATccagttttacaaataaaattagaatacgaaagtaaaatttataaagatataGTGCAAGGATACTTCATAGATTCATATAGAAATTTGACTAACAAAGGTGTAATGGGTTATAAATGGATTACTGAACATTGTAGAAACGCTGAATTTGTTGCTAAAATTGATGATGACGCTTTTATAAACTTCTTTAAATTATTCGAAGAGATGTCATACTTGAAGGAAAAgaagaaatatatcaaatgtaataaaatttctaaaggttcaatgaaaatcatacGAGAAAATGACAGCAAGTGGTTTGTTCAAAATGACGAATTCAAAGATATGAAAAGATATCCACACACTTACTGTAGTGGTTTTACAGTGTTTCTGTCAACAGACTTAGTACCAATGCTATATCATGCCGCCATTGGGTCACCATTTTTCTGGGTGGACGATTTTTATCTATTCGGATTACTTCCTTCCAAAATTCAGGGTGTTATACATGATGGCCTTCGACCAAATTTGACGTTGAGATTTCCAGAAGGTTTTAATTGTTATCAAGAACAGGGTAGAAAATGTCAGTATGTAGTGATGCCGGCTAAAGATAAAGAAATATACAGAATGTGGACGGCTGTTATAAGAGATAGAACGCAGAGTATATATGGCAATTACTACATGAACCTACCGACTAATGCATAA
- the LOC134711435 gene encoding beta-1,3-galactosyltransferase 5-like, producing the protein MKKETQHIKFLLLVVFVALSCVCVAIINDLMSPLSNPLLINGAHVNKRFMLWMEEPTPETHTTSPNTRSIRSKTIYPIVSQGYKINNKDICRGVEKVSVIVIVHTAPSHFLRRVRMRSTWLNSTYYSPENVRVVFLLGLVPDLITQVKLEQESKIYKDIVQGNFIDSYRNLTHKGVTGYKWISEHCMNAEIVAKIDDDAFINFFKLFEDMSDLKHKKRTMYCNKIPKGSMAIIRKNTSKWYVDEYEFKDMKLYPHTYCSGFTVFISIDLIPMLYRAAIGSAFFWVDDFFLFGLLPSRIPGVVHEGIRPNLTFMPKEAYTCYIRYGKNCQYLVFPAKDREISKMWLAMTHDRKQSIYGNFYMNLPA; encoded by the coding sequence ATGAAGAAAGAAACACAGCATATAAAGTTTTTGCTATTAGTCGTATTCGTGGCACTTTCGTGTGTCTGTGTAGCAATCATCAACGATTTAATGTCACCTTTAAGTAACCCTTTATTAATAAATGGCGCCCACGTAAATAAACGCTTTATGCTATGGATGGAAGAGCCAACGCCAGAGACTCATACTACTAGTCCGAATACTCGATCAATTAGATCAAAAACGATTTACCCTATTGTGTCACAGggttataaaataaacaacaaggATATATGCAGAGGAGTAGAAAAGGTGTCTGTGATAGTTATTGTCCACACAGCTCCGAGCCATTTCCTACGTCGAGTCAGAATGAGAAGTACATGGCTTAATTCTACATATTATAGTCCAGAAAATGTTAGGGTTGTGTTTTTACTCGGTTTAGTTCCTGATTTGATAACACAGGTTAAACTTGAGCaagaaagtaaaatatataaagatatagtGCAAGGAAATTTTATTGATTCTTATCGGAATTTAACTCATAAAGGAGTTACCGGATATAAATGGATCTCAGAACATTGTATGAATGCTGAAATAGTTGCAAAAATAGACGACGATGCCTttattaatttcttcaaattgttCGAAGATATGTCAGATTTGAAACACAAGAAAAGGACAATGTATTGCAACAAAATCCCTAAAGGATCAATGGCAATCATCCGTAAAAATACCAGTAAATGGTACGTCGATGAATACGAATTTAAAGACATGAAATTATATCCACATACGTATTGTAGTGGTTTTACAGTATTCATTTCTATAGATCTAATACCCATGTTATATCGTGCAGCTATTGGATCGGCATTTTTCTGGgtagatgatttttttctatttggaCTTTTACCATCTCGTATACCCGGTGTTGTTCACGAAGGTATACGACCTAATTTAACGTTCATGCCAAAAGAGGCATATACTTGTTATATACGTTATGGTAAGAACTGTCAATATCTTGTTTTTCCTGCGAAGGATAGAGAGATAAGTAAAATGTGGCTAGCTATGACACACGATAGAAAACAAAGTATATATGGGAACTTCTATATGAATTTACCAGCATAA